One part of the Zymomonas mobilis subsp. pomaceae ATCC 29192 genome encodes these proteins:
- the hemE gene encoding uroporphyrinogen decarboxylase, whose amino-acid sequence MGEPRKKPNAPLLKVLHGQKQTKPPVWLMRQAGRYLPEYRALRQKKAGFLNLVEDSEAAAEVTLQPVRRFGFDAAILFSDILVIPYALGQNLTFVKGEGPKLTPPLVNHTLKTLERAPQHLKAIYATVRRVADVLAPETTFLGFCGSPWTVATYMVAGEGSRDQAVTREMAYRDPQAFSEIIDAIIDSSVDYLNGQIEAGVDAVQLFDSWAGPLSPQQFERWVIAPTAKLISRLREKQPHIPIIGFPKGAGSRIKAYVCDTQVNAIGLDETVDPLWAHQYLPSDLPIQGNLDPLALLVGGDALDQAIKTILDAFSERPHIFNLGHGILPQTPLNHVSRLLEILRA is encoded by the coding sequence ATGGGTGAACCGCGAAAAAAACCGAACGCACCGCTATTAAAGGTTCTCCATGGCCAAAAACAAACGAAGCCCCCGGTATGGTTAATGCGACAGGCAGGGCGCTATTTACCGGAGTACCGAGCCCTTCGCCAAAAGAAGGCAGGATTTCTTAATCTTGTTGAAGATTCCGAGGCAGCCGCCGAGGTAACTTTACAACCTGTCCGGCGTTTCGGTTTTGATGCAGCCATTCTCTTTTCAGATATTTTGGTTATTCCCTATGCGTTGGGTCAAAACTTAACTTTCGTCAAAGGAGAAGGACCAAAGCTTACCCCTCCCTTAGTGAATCATACGTTAAAGACCTTAGAAAGGGCCCCACAGCATCTAAAAGCTATTTATGCTACCGTGCGTCGGGTCGCTGACGTTTTGGCACCAGAAACCACCTTTTTAGGCTTTTGTGGTAGTCCATGGACAGTAGCTACCTACATGGTCGCAGGAGAAGGCAGTCGTGATCAGGCCGTGACCCGAGAAATGGCCTATCGTGATCCGCAAGCTTTTTCTGAAATTATTGATGCTATCATCGACAGCAGCGTCGATTATCTTAACGGTCAGATTGAAGCTGGCGTTGATGCAGTTCAACTTTTTGACAGTTGGGCAGGGCCTTTATCACCACAACAATTCGAACGTTGGGTCATTGCTCCTACCGCCAAACTCATCAGCCGATTACGAGAAAAACAGCCCCATATCCCGATTATCGGCTTTCCAAAAGGCGCAGGTAGCCGGATAAAAGCCTATGTGTGCGATACACAGGTCAACGCCATTGGCTTGGATGAAACCGTTGATCCTTTATGGGCGCATCAATACCTACCTTCGGATTTGCCTATCCAAGGCAATCTCGACCCTCTAGCCTTATTGGTAGGTGGAGACGCCTTAGATCAGGCTATTAAAACCATTCTTGATGCTTTTTCAGAAAGGCCTCATATTTTTAATCTGGGACATGGTATTCTTCCCCAAACGCCGCTCAATCATGTTAGCCGCCTTTTAGAGATTCTTCGTGCTTAA
- a CDS encoding CopD family protein has product MIEWMGFLGNLYPWVKSAHIIFVIFWMAGLFTLPRYCIYHSQTIPGSVEDLKWQNRETRLRHIILTPSIILSWIFGVLLALHVGALVVGYWFHVKLTAVILLSIYHGWSVAYAKKLGRGFRPSSERGLRLMNEVPGIIAAIVVILVIVKPF; this is encoded by the coding sequence GTGATCGAATGGATGGGTTTTCTCGGTAATCTCTACCCTTGGGTCAAATCAGCCCATATTATTTTTGTGATTTTCTGGATGGCTGGTCTTTTTACGCTACCGCGTTATTGCATTTATCACAGTCAAACCATACCCGGTTCAGTCGAGGATCTTAAATGGCAAAATCGTGAGACGCGATTGCGCCATATCATCTTAACCCCTTCTATTATTTTGTCTTGGATATTCGGGGTTTTATTAGCTTTACATGTCGGCGCTTTGGTCGTCGGATATTGGTTTCATGTTAAGCTGACGGCCGTTATTCTTCTTTCTATTTATCACGGCTGGTCGGTCGCCTATGCTAAAAAATTAGGACGCGGCTTCCGACCGTCCAGCGAACGCGGCCTTCGCCTTATGAATGAAGTTCCGGGTATTATTGCAGCCATTGTCGTTATTTTAGTCATTGTTAAGCCTTTTTAA